Proteins encoded by one window of Arenicella chitinivorans:
- a CDS encoding TonB-dependent receptor has product MLNKKKIALAVAMASAATANAQNGKVIEEVVVTATKRTASTQDIPIAVSAVSEESLEQLGISNFSDYLVQLPGVTAGGSGPGQNTIYIRGVASTTPNLTTAGVAGLAPNVALYLDEQPLAQPGRNLDVYTADMRRVEVLSGPQGTLFGASSQAGTVRLITNKPDPTGQYGSIKAGYATTKSGDDSHNIEAMLNFPVSENFTLRGVVYRDTQGGYIDNTPGLLNVSESARFRPVGTIRANGVPVNSARAGFQSTADLSNVNFINADNSALVEENFNESTYTGGRLSGLIDLNDEWSLLVSHATQDLDSDGVFFADPDLDDLQIQRYEDDRIEDSFDNTSWTLQGRIAELEVVYTGAYTDRTTDQVVDYADYMFVGQYLPYYICDSSVSYPGDAAPSGTCQAPNMLVDSLTETTVQTHELRISTSEEHAVRATVGAFYSDLELKERNDFTYRGSEFVDGYGVQTGFSPNFPFTTGFISDAGPFPAGVIFRNDVQRTDEQIGAFGEVTWDVSDQFALTVGARYYDIEVDFEGSANSSFCNLFQDDVDAFGTDISDLYNGDGQITFRGTCDPSAQITYTADTVDENTPAVVIAALNAPDKAKTDGTIFKLTGNWTPDANQLYYATISEGFRPGLLNRPGGASNPAGTFSVPYALDTDEVVNYELGWKTDLMAGALRLNGSVFHVQIENLQTTILDPSITNLFFSDNAANAEVTGLETEFIWLPDLAGLTVRGAASVLDSEITEVLTPTNDVRQGDELAFAPGFQANLLARYEWNLDGDKVAHVMPHVAHSDKSYSDIITINRAQIDSWTMFGVTAGVSTEKWSAEVYIDNLTDERAELSRNFVNDRHRVSYARPRTTGIRFSYSF; this is encoded by the coding sequence ATGCTCAATAAAAAGAAAATTGCACTTGCTGTGGCCATGGCGAGTGCCGCAACGGCAAACGCACAAAATGGCAAAGTTATCGAAGAAGTTGTGGTCACTGCGACCAAACGTACAGCAAGCACACAAGATATTCCGATCGCGGTGTCTGCGGTTAGCGAGGAATCTTTAGAGCAGCTAGGCATCAGCAACTTTTCCGATTACTTGGTGCAACTGCCCGGCGTGACGGCAGGTGGCAGCGGCCCCGGTCAAAACACGATTTACATTCGCGGGGTCGCCTCGACCACGCCCAATCTGACGACTGCGGGCGTTGCTGGATTGGCTCCGAATGTAGCGCTTTACCTTGATGAACAACCACTTGCGCAACCGGGCCGTAATTTGGATGTCTACACTGCAGACATGCGCCGCGTGGAAGTGCTCAGCGGTCCTCAAGGCACGCTGTTTGGTGCCAGCTCACAGGCTGGAACAGTACGCTTGATCACCAACAAGCCGGATCCGACTGGACAGTATGGGAGTATTAAAGCCGGCTATGCCACCACCAAGTCAGGTGATGACAGCCACAACATTGAAGCAATGTTGAACTTCCCTGTCAGTGAAAACTTTACTCTGCGCGGCGTGGTATATCGTGACACCCAAGGTGGCTACATCGATAACACTCCGGGCTTGCTCAATGTTTCTGAAAGCGCGCGATTCAGACCTGTTGGTACGATCCGAGCCAATGGCGTACCCGTTAATAGCGCCCGCGCTGGCTTTCAATCAACCGCTGACCTGAGTAATGTCAATTTTATCAACGCGGATAATTCGGCGCTGGTCGAAGAGAATTTCAATGAAAGCACCTACACCGGTGGGCGCCTCAGTGGCCTGATCGATCTCAATGATGAATGGAGTCTGTTAGTCTCACATGCGACACAGGACCTTGATTCAGATGGTGTCTTTTTCGCAGATCCGGATTTGGATGATCTGCAAATTCAACGCTACGAAGATGATCGCATTGAGGACAGTTTTGACAATACGAGTTGGACACTGCAGGGTCGCATCGCCGAGCTAGAGGTTGTTTATACCGGCGCCTACACTGATCGAACCACAGATCAAGTCGTCGATTACGCTGATTACATGTTCGTTGGTCAATACCTACCTTACTACATTTGTGATTCCTCCGTGTCGTACCCAGGGGATGCCGCACCGAGCGGCACCTGTCAGGCACCGAACATGTTGGTCGACAGCCTTACTGAAACGACCGTGCAAACCCATGAGTTACGAATCAGCACCTCAGAAGAACACGCGGTTCGTGCGACCGTCGGTGCGTTTTACAGTGATTTAGAGCTTAAAGAACGAAACGATTTCACCTATCGCGGTTCTGAATTTGTCGATGGCTATGGTGTACAAACTGGCTTTTCACCCAATTTCCCGTTCACAACTGGATTTATCTCCGACGCGGGCCCCTTCCCGGCTGGCGTCATTTTCAGAAATGATGTTCAGCGAACCGATGAGCAAATTGGGGCTTTTGGTGAGGTAACTTGGGACGTATCCGATCAATTTGCACTAACCGTTGGTGCGCGATACTACGACATCGAAGTTGATTTTGAAGGCAGTGCCAACTCGTCGTTCTGCAATCTGTTTCAAGATGACGTAGATGCATTTGGCACGGACATTAGCGATCTTTATAACGGCGACGGACAGATAACCTTCCGCGGCACCTGTGATCCGAGCGCGCAGATCACGTATACGGCGGACACCGTCGACGAGAACACGCCAGCAGTGGTTATCGCCGCACTGAATGCGCCGGACAAAGCCAAAACCGACGGCACAATCTTCAAATTAACCGGTAATTGGACACCAGACGCGAATCAACTCTATTACGCCACAATTTCCGAAGGGTTTCGCCCTGGTCTGTTGAATCGACCGGGTGGCGCGTCGAATCCAGCGGGCACTTTCAGCGTGCCATACGCGCTGGATACCGACGAAGTTGTAAATTATGAATTGGGTTGGAAAACTGACTTAATGGCTGGTGCTTTACGTCTCAACGGTAGTGTTTTTCATGTGCAAATCGAAAACCTCCAAACCACCATCTTAGATCCAAGTATCACCAATCTGTTCTTCTCCGATAACGCGGCTAATGCTGAAGTAACCGGACTTGAAACTGAGTTCATCTGGCTTCCCGATCTGGCTGGCCTGACCGTGCGCGGTGCCGCATCGGTGCTCGATTCTGAAATCACTGAGGTACTGACGCCAACCAATGATGTTCGCCAAGGTGATGAATTGGCGTTTGCACCTGGCTTTCAGGCAAATTTGCTGGCACGTTACGAGTGGAACCTCGACGGGGATAAAGTGGCGCACGTTATGCCACATGTCGCCCATTCAGATAAGTCCTACTCGGATATCATTACGATTAACCGTGCGCAGATCGATAGCTGGACCATGTTCGGTGTCACGGCTGGCGTTTCCACCGAAAAATGGTCAGCTGAAGTGTATATTGATAACCTAACTGACGAACGTGCCGAATTGTCACGTAACTTCGTTAATGATCGTCATCGTGTTTCTTATGCTCGACCCCGCACAACCGGTATTCGATTTTCATACAGCTTTTAG
- a CDS encoding MarR family winged helix-turn-helix transcriptional regulator, with the protein MNKAEEVLIALRRVIRATDIHSRYLAKTIGLTSPQILLLQTIEANKDKKISELAQQMSVSQSTATNILARLESRGLVRRQRSTDDKRKVHVSLTEQGRQILASAPIPLQDKFTVQFEQLQEWEQSMIISAIQRVASMMDATEIDASPLLHLGNIEDSASKESDKSA; encoded by the coding sequence GTGAATAAAGCTGAAGAGGTTCTTATTGCTCTGCGCCGCGTGATTAGAGCAACTGACATCCACTCAAGATACCTTGCAAAAACCATAGGTTTGACATCCCCCCAAATACTGCTGCTGCAAACCATTGAAGCGAACAAGGATAAGAAGATCAGCGAGTTGGCACAACAAATGAGCGTAAGTCAGTCGACGGCAACCAATATCTTGGCGCGCTTAGAAAGCCGCGGATTGGTGCGCCGACAACGCTCGACTGACGACAAACGAAAAGTACACGTAAGCCTCACGGAACAGGGGCGACAAATTCTTGCGAGTGCGCCCATTCCGCTACAAGACAAATTCACTGTGCAGTTCGAACAGCTGCAGGAATGGGAGCAATCAATGATAATCTCCGCAATTCAACGCGTGGCCAGCATGATGGATGCGACTGAGATTGACGCGTCGCCATTATTGCATCTGGGGAATATCGAGGACTCCGCGAGCAAAGAAAGTGATAAAAGTGCTTAA
- a CDS encoding TonB-dependent receptor → MLFRTKALMLAVLTATASSAAQADTNEIEEIVVVTKKKIFANQSTTGVMQEQQNPITSVLATIDNLPGVNITEGDAFGFDDWSTTINLRGFQNSLSEQQVGITIDGLPNGESNYGGGSKANRFIDSSNLQGVNVSQGTADIGSRSLEALGGTLDFRTRDPRDQATPSVQVSAGSHDALRYAVSYDTGAIFNDSTHAYISASHQEATDWISQAAENERDHLALKFVSQFDRTSLTGYLSYDDTQEDNYQRITLGEFEADPSTDRLIADWTGIPYVDQVHRRGWSTLRENIFGYLKLETTFDSGLDVTASLYTHKNEGRGDWVPPQIVDVIDDQGGPQSEITGGVTAFGDPIVGAIYFVDAQGNALTARAGCESSITFPYGGAGAEFDPACYPADAIAVQSYRHTHYEKDRLGLTADFTYALDLGGVANELRGGFWYEDQARKEWRDWHKITDTRVGPEFNAQPYYVQYDREYPREVLNYFLEDSINLDSVTITLGVRQFFVDVERQDNFNAANESRLNSDSDVLFSGGFRWDLPIAGAELFAGYSENFKALNDLVLERDAVDSSNIEPETSENLEIGVRYDGDVLRGSFAYFNTTFDNRLEFFGAQEAGNIPNYTIGTDGRYDNVGGIETDGFEISGTYLASDTLSLYSAFTYIDASYVGTGLGAAADAALGVFPDNQVVNTPETSWVFSADWANEDYRAGISAKRVDDRFIDRANTQVAEAYTTADLYLGAKGSAISDELSGLDFGLVVNNLFDESYLGGISGFGAWLGAARTTVVTVSADF, encoded by the coding sequence ATGTTATTCCGAACTAAAGCACTGATGTTGGCGGTCTTAACCGCGACTGCAAGCTCTGCTGCGCAGGCTGATACCAACGAAATTGAAGAAATTGTCGTTGTTACTAAGAAAAAAATATTCGCCAACCAATCAACCACCGGCGTGATGCAGGAACAGCAAAATCCCATCACATCGGTTCTTGCCACGATTGACAATTTACCCGGCGTGAACATCACAGAGGGCGATGCCTTTGGTTTCGATGACTGGTCGACAACCATTAATCTTCGCGGTTTTCAGAACAGCTTGTCAGAGCAACAGGTTGGTATCACTATTGATGGCTTGCCAAATGGAGAGTCGAATTATGGCGGTGGCTCAAAGGCCAATCGATTCATTGACTCCTCGAATCTGCAAGGGGTCAATGTCTCTCAAGGCACGGCGGATATTGGTTCTCGCTCACTCGAGGCATTGGGCGGCACACTGGATTTTCGTACCCGTGACCCGCGCGATCAGGCGACGCCGAGTGTACAGGTGTCGGCTGGGAGTCATGACGCGCTGCGGTATGCGGTAAGTTACGACACCGGTGCGATCTTCAACGACAGCACACATGCCTATATTTCAGCGTCGCATCAGGAGGCTACCGATTGGATTTCTCAGGCGGCTGAAAATGAGCGCGACCATTTAGCGCTAAAATTTGTTTCCCAGTTCGACCGCACGAGTTTAACGGGCTATCTGAGTTACGATGATACGCAGGAAGATAATTATCAGCGAATCACGCTTGGGGAATTCGAAGCCGACCCAAGCACCGACCGATTGATAGCGGACTGGACTGGCATCCCCTATGTTGATCAAGTACATCGCCGAGGCTGGTCGACGTTACGCGAGAATATCTTTGGTTATCTCAAACTTGAAACCACGTTTGACAGCGGCCTTGATGTCACAGCCAGCCTCTATACGCACAAGAACGAAGGCCGAGGCGACTGGGTACCTCCGCAAATTGTGGACGTCATCGATGACCAAGGTGGTCCACAATCTGAAATTACCGGCGGAGTGACCGCATTTGGCGACCCCATTGTTGGTGCTATTTACTTTGTTGACGCACAGGGTAATGCCCTGACAGCTCGTGCGGGTTGTGAATCCAGTATCACGTTTCCGTATGGTGGTGCTGGGGCTGAGTTTGATCCAGCCTGTTATCCCGCTGATGCCATTGCCGTACAATCGTACCGTCATACGCACTATGAGAAAGATCGGCTTGGCCTCACCGCAGACTTTACTTACGCCCTAGATTTGGGCGGCGTTGCCAATGAGCTACGCGGGGGTTTTTGGTATGAAGATCAAGCCCGAAAAGAATGGCGTGACTGGCACAAAATCACAGACACTCGTGTTGGCCCTGAGTTCAATGCTCAACCATATTATGTTCAGTACGATCGCGAGTATCCGCGTGAGGTTCTAAATTACTTTTTGGAAGACAGCATTAACCTTGATTCGGTCACGATCACGCTGGGTGTACGCCAATTCTTCGTGGATGTCGAGCGCCAAGACAATTTCAATGCAGCCAACGAAAGTCGCTTGAATTCAGATTCCGATGTTTTGTTTTCCGGTGGCTTCCGCTGGGATCTGCCAATCGCAGGTGCAGAGCTGTTTGCTGGGTATTCGGAGAACTTCAAAGCACTTAATGACCTGGTGTTGGAGCGTGATGCAGTCGACAGTTCAAACATCGAGCCCGAAACTTCTGAAAATCTTGAGATTGGGGTTCGCTACGACGGCGACGTGTTGCGTGGCAGTTTCGCTTACTTCAACACCACGTTTGATAATCGGCTGGAGTTTTTTGGTGCGCAGGAAGCCGGTAATATTCCTAATTACACGATCGGCACCGATGGTCGCTATGACAACGTAGGTGGCATTGAGACTGACGGCTTTGAGATTTCTGGTACCTATTTAGCCAGTGACACATTGTCGTTGTACAGTGCTTTCACGTACATTGATGCGTCGTATGTCGGCACCGGATTAGGCGCAGCAGCCGATGCCGCGCTAGGGGTATTTCCTGACAATCAAGTCGTCAATACACCCGAGACTTCATGGGTATTCTCCGCGGATTGGGCTAACGAGGATTATCGTGCTGGCATCAGTGCAAAGCGTGTTGATGATCGTTTTATTGATCGCGCCAATACTCAGGTGGCAGAGGCCTACACCACAGCAGATTTATACCTAGGTGCCAAGGGCAGCGCCATCAGTGATGAGTTAAGCGGTTTGGATTTCGGTTTGGTGGTAAACAATCTGTTTGATGAGTCGTATCTTGGCGGTATTTCTGGGTTTGGTGCCTGGTTAGGGGCCGCTCGTACGACAGTCGTCACAGTTTCCGCCGACTTCTGA
- a CDS encoding alkaline phosphatase D family protein: MHRRTVLTAIASAVLAACGHRTPHLPATNTELDGISNSTIFQHGVASGDPDQTSVVIWTRVKVNAPASVRWEVSLSPTFAQLVASGSTVASVDTDYTVKAVPKKLQPGQRYYYRFMVKGVTSPIGRTRTLPTGNVEQYGIALVSCSNFAFGYFNAYDAIANDANVDLVLHTGDYIYEYGADGWGADIARKLDRVHSPAHETVSLSDYRTRHAQYKTDHGSQAMHAAHPMICCWDDHESANNPWLNGAQNHQADSEGDWSDRRAAAVQAYYEWMPVRDPIDAQKRLAFSRRYNIGNLATIVTLESRHTARTQQIDYLDYVNDIQSQADADVFKANVVADPQREMVSPATQKLLVDAFAQSRQQHQPWRLIGNASPIARMLVPDVAASGITDNEPAAQLESNAAKALFWKGKYHLPFYTDTWDGYPAARERLYAQCRAHGIQDMVFLTGDSHSFWLNQLADERGNAMGIEIGTAGVSSPGDFVESGWSLPVAAQLDRLFESELDEVIWTDNLHQGYVRVDLTSEKLINHYIAVNTVLSETYTAKTIKQATITTTQGQLTVAH; this comes from the coding sequence ATGCATCGACGAACCGTATTAACCGCGATCGCCAGCGCTGTATTGGCAGCTTGCGGACACCGCACACCACATTTGCCTGCCACGAACACAGAGCTAGACGGTATTTCAAACTCAACGATCTTCCAGCACGGCGTTGCCAGTGGCGACCCGGATCAAACCAGTGTGGTTATTTGGACTCGAGTCAAGGTGAATGCGCCCGCATCGGTGCGTTGGGAAGTCTCGTTATCACCAACGTTTGCGCAACTCGTTGCCAGCGGGTCGACTGTCGCCAGTGTGGACACGGACTACACCGTGAAGGCGGTCCCAAAGAAGTTACAACCGGGCCAACGCTATTACTACCGGTTTATGGTGAAGGGTGTAACATCGCCGATCGGACGCACTCGGACGCTGCCGACTGGCAATGTTGAGCAGTATGGCATTGCGCTGGTGTCATGCTCTAACTTTGCCTTTGGCTATTTCAATGCGTACGATGCTATTGCCAATGACGCAAATGTCGATCTGGTTCTCCATACTGGGGATTATATTTACGAATACGGTGCCGATGGCTGGGGCGCTGACATTGCACGTAAACTCGACCGAGTACACAGCCCAGCACATGAAACGGTGTCGTTGAGTGATTACCGTACGCGGCATGCGCAATACAAAACGGATCATGGCAGCCAAGCAATGCATGCTGCACACCCGATGATCTGCTGTTGGGATGACCATGAAAGCGCCAATAACCCCTGGTTAAACGGTGCGCAGAACCACCAAGCAGACAGCGAAGGCGATTGGTCTGATCGTCGCGCCGCAGCGGTGCAGGCATATTATGAATGGATGCCAGTGCGTGACCCAATCGATGCACAGAAACGTCTCGCTTTCTCTCGTCGCTACAATATTGGAAACCTCGCGACCATTGTCACCTTGGAGTCACGTCACACCGCACGCACGCAACAAATTGACTACCTTGACTATGTGAATGACATCCAGTCACAAGCCGATGCGGACGTGTTTAAAGCCAACGTAGTTGCTGATCCTCAACGGGAAATGGTATCGCCAGCAACACAGAAACTGTTAGTCGATGCCTTCGCGCAGTCCCGGCAGCAACACCAGCCATGGCGACTGATTGGCAATGCCAGTCCGATTGCGCGTATGCTGGTTCCGGATGTCGCGGCGAGCGGGATTACCGATAATGAGCCAGCCGCGCAGCTCGAAAGCAACGCCGCCAAAGCGCTATTTTGGAAGGGGAAATATCACCTGCCGTTTTACACTGATACCTGGGACGGGTACCCCGCAGCGCGTGAACGCTTGTACGCGCAATGTCGAGCGCATGGGATCCAAGATATGGTGTTCTTAACCGGAGACAGTCACAGTTTTTGGCTAAACCAACTGGCCGACGAGCGGGGCAATGCGATGGGAATCGAAATTGGTACTGCAGGTGTTTCCTCACCCGGTGATTTTGTCGAAAGTGGTTGGAGTTTGCCGGTAGCGGCGCAACTCGACAGACTGTTTGAGTCTGAATTAGACGAAGTGATCTGGACTGACAATCTGCACCAAGGCTATGTGCGCGTCGACCTGACATCGGAAAAGCTAATTAATCACTACATTGCGGTAAACACGGTATTGTCTGAAACCTACACCGCGAAGACCATTAAACAAGCCACTATTACCACCACGCAAGGGCAGCTTACGGTGGCACACTAA
- a CDS encoding S9 family peptidase produces the protein MMLKKLFVALVICSVPVNAVMAKSQPSEPEPADPRKFTSDRVFDLEYTDSPRVSPDGRTVLYLRKSMDKFQDKVVGRLWSYDVRSKRHRPMFDGDSSISSVQWSPSGDRILYVTSYEGKPSLRVRYMDSGDSFQIAQFEHGPRNPVWSPNGKLIAFSMFVPSDKASFATAPKAPKDAEWSEPAKVIDDLVFRFDGAGELEKGVSQVFVISADGGTARQITESKNGLSSPAWLSNDALVVDGNESAFPELDPVESEVYRVNLDDQSITALTERDGPDYAPAVSPNGRLIAYRGYDDQLKAYQQTDLYVMDADGSNKRNLTADYDRTIGGVQWTSDNTLLAQVNVDGETHLLSINLSSKVSTIATDVGGTSIGRPYASGSFDSAKGLIAYTQASATRPAELALHSGGKSNTVTDLNSDALAHLDIAPIEEFKVKSSHDEREIEAWVALPKGFKADGSFPLILEIHGGPFAMYGPFFAAEIQRYAAEGYVTVYVNPRGSTSYGEEFAQLIDKAYPSFDHDDLMSVVDDLVARKYADPERLFITGGSGGGVLTAWAVGKTDRFAAAATIKPVINWATMALAADISAYVARHWMGMMPWENPEFYWKQSPISLVGNVTTPTMVMVGEQDWRTPTWEAEQFYTALKLQKVDSVLVRIPGASHSIASRPSRLIAKVDNILGWFAKYDPANKQSAELEAKDE, from the coding sequence ATGATGCTTAAAAAGTTGTTTGTTGCCTTGGTCATCTGCAGTGTGCCAGTCAACGCCGTAATGGCGAAATCCCAGCCGTCAGAGCCTGAGCCCGCTGACCCGCGTAAGTTTACCTCCGATCGTGTGTTTGATTTGGAGTATACGGATTCGCCACGCGTGTCACCGGACGGTCGTACCGTGCTTTACCTACGTAAATCCATGGACAAATTTCAAGACAAAGTGGTCGGCCGCTTGTGGTCGTATGACGTGCGTAGCAAACGACACCGTCCAATGTTCGACGGCGACAGTTCAATATCGTCGGTGCAATGGTCGCCGTCAGGTGATCGCATACTGTATGTCACCAGCTATGAGGGTAAACCCAGCCTGCGAGTTCGCTACATGGATTCGGGCGACAGTTTTCAGATCGCGCAATTTGAGCATGGTCCTCGCAATCCTGTTTGGTCACCCAACGGCAAATTGATTGCGTTTTCCATGTTCGTGCCGAGCGATAAAGCCTCTTTTGCCACGGCACCCAAGGCGCCCAAAGACGCTGAATGGTCTGAACCAGCCAAAGTCATCGACGATCTGGTATTTCGTTTTGACGGCGCAGGAGAGCTTGAGAAGGGCGTCTCGCAGGTTTTTGTGATCAGCGCTGATGGTGGTACCGCACGTCAAATCACCGAGAGCAAAAATGGCTTGTCATCTCCTGCCTGGCTGAGCAATGATGCGCTCGTGGTTGATGGCAATGAGTCGGCTTTCCCAGAATTAGACCCGGTCGAATCGGAGGTCTACCGCGTTAACCTTGATGACCAAAGTATCACTGCATTGACTGAACGCGATGGGCCTGATTATGCGCCAGCCGTCTCACCTAATGGCCGATTAATTGCTTATCGCGGCTACGACGACCAGCTCAAGGCTTATCAACAGACAGATCTTTACGTGATGGATGCCGACGGTAGCAATAAACGCAACCTGACAGCAGATTACGACCGAACCATTGGTGGTGTGCAATGGACGAGTGACAACACACTGTTGGCACAAGTGAACGTCGACGGAGAAACGCACCTGCTGTCAATCAACTTGTCTAGCAAAGTGTCAACCATCGCAACCGATGTCGGTGGCACGTCCATTGGGCGCCCCTACGCCTCCGGCAGCTTTGACTCTGCTAAGGGCCTGATCGCATACACACAAGCAAGTGCGACGCGACCAGCAGAGCTGGCCCTGCATTCAGGTGGTAAATCGAACACCGTGACCGACCTCAACAGCGACGCGCTCGCTCATTTGGATATTGCGCCGATAGAAGAGTTCAAAGTTAAATCCAGTCACGATGAGCGCGAAATTGAAGCTTGGGTAGCACTGCCAAAAGGTTTCAAAGCAGACGGCAGCTTTCCACTGATTCTCGAAATTCACGGTGGCCCATTTGCGATGTACGGTCCATTTTTCGCTGCCGAGATTCAACGGTATGCCGCTGAAGGTTACGTCACAGTGTACGTCAACCCGCGTGGTTCAACGAGCTACGGCGAAGAATTCGCGCAGCTTATCGATAAAGCGTATCCGAGCTTTGATCACGATGATTTGATGTCGGTAGTGGATGACCTAGTAGCGCGCAAATACGCCGACCCTGAGCGTTTGTTTATCACTGGCGGGTCCGGTGGTGGTGTTTTGACCGCCTGGGCAGTGGGCAAAACCGATCGTTTTGCAGCAGCAGCAACCATCAAGCCGGTTATTAACTGGGCAACGATGGCATTGGCGGCAGACATCTCAGCCTATGTTGCACGCCACTGGATGGGCATGATGCCCTGGGAGAATCCTGAATTTTACTGGAAGCAATCACCGATCTCTCTGGTTGGTAATGTCACTACGCCAACCATGGTGATGGTGGGCGAACAGGACTGGCGTACTCCAACTTGGGAAGCAGAACAGTTCTACACCGCACTCAAACTACAAAAAGTCGATAGCGTACTGGTCCGCATACCTGGCGCATCGCACTCCATTGCGTCCCGTCCAAGCCGCTTAATCGCCAAAGTGGACAACATTCTGGGTTGGTTCGCTAAGTATGATCCGGCGAATAAACAAAGCGCTGAATTAGAAGCAAAAGACGAATAG
- a CDS encoding NAD-dependent epimerase/dehydratase family protein — MQTILGASGQIGTELALALNAHHTDAIRVVSRYPQKINESDSVMSADLLDPSQTSAAIAGSTVVYLTAGLPMDTARWVKQWPLIMQHVIEGCREHRAKLVFFDNTYMYAQTSEPQTEQTRFKPNGAKGRVRAQIANQLLAAMQAGHIEALICRAPEFYGPGKTQSITNATILSPLRAGKPARVFIADNTLRTLIYTPDASRAMALLGNTDHAFNQTWHLPCDDQRLTYQQFIALASDILQRPCDHKVLKAWQLHVMGLFNKSVRGTLELLPRYAHDNIFVSDKFKQRFPEFEITPYRTGLTQTLRNP, encoded by the coding sequence ATGCAGACCATCCTCGGTGCAAGCGGCCAGATCGGCACTGAACTAGCACTTGCTCTCAATGCGCATCACACTGATGCAATTCGCGTGGTCAGTCGTTATCCGCAAAAGATTAACGAATCTGACTCAGTTATGAGTGCAGACCTACTGGATCCATCGCAGACTTCGGCAGCGATTGCAGGTTCAACGGTCGTCTACCTCACGGCAGGACTGCCAATGGATACCGCGCGTTGGGTAAAACAATGGCCGCTGATCATGCAGCACGTGATTGAAGGCTGTCGCGAGCATCGTGCGAAACTGGTGTTCTTTGACAATACCTATATGTATGCGCAGACCAGTGAACCACAGACAGAACAGACGCGGTTTAAGCCCAACGGTGCCAAGGGTCGAGTTAGGGCGCAGATTGCGAACCAGCTCCTTGCGGCAATGCAAGCGGGACATATCGAGGCGCTGATCTGTCGCGCGCCAGAATTTTACGGACCCGGTAAAACCCAAAGCATCACCAACGCGACCATATTGTCGCCATTACGCGCAGGTAAGCCAGCGCGGGTCTTTATTGCCGACAACACGCTGCGGACCTTGATCTACACACCGGATGCGAGTCGCGCGATGGCGCTACTCGGCAATACAGATCACGCCTTTAATCAGACTTGGCATCTTCCTTGTGATGATCAACGGCTGACGTATCAACAATTCATTGCGTTAGCATCTGACATACTGCAACGCCCCTGCGACCACAAAGTGCTTAAAGCATGGCAACTACACGTCATGGGTCTGTTTAATAAGTCGGTACGCGGCACGCTCGAATTGTTACCGCGTTATGCTCACGACAATATCTTTGTGTCTGACAAATTCAAACAACGCTTCCCTGAGTTTGAAATCACGCCCTATCGAACCGGGTTGACACAAACACTCCGTAACCCGTGA
- a CDS encoding YgaP family membrane protein gives MFTANINSTDRIIRLILGLVLISLAFFGPQTPWGYLGIILVVTAFINFCPLYAVFGFSTKKK, from the coding sequence ATGTTCACTGCAAATATTAACTCTACTGATCGAATCATCCGTTTGATTCTTGGTCTGGTCCTGATTAGTCTGGCGTTCTTTGGTCCACAAACGCCGTGGGGCTATCTGGGCATTATCTTGGTGGTGACGGCATTTATCAATTTCTGCCCGCTGTATGCCGTATTTGGGTTCAGCACCAAAAAGAAATAA